One part of the Aquicella lusitana genome encodes these proteins:
- a CDS encoding DUF1328 family protein, producing the protein MLYWALVFFIISIIAGVLGFTGIAAAAAGIAKFLFFLFFVLFIILLILALTITRRLK; encoded by the coding sequence ATGCTATATTGGGCGCTTGTGTTTTTTATTATTTCAATCATAGCAGGTGTGCTTGGATTTACGGGTATTGCTGCCGCAGCTGCCGGCATTGCAAAATTCTTATTCTTCCTATTTTTTGTTCTTTTCATTATCTTGCTGATCCTGGCGCTAACAATAACGAGGCGGTTGAAATAG
- a CDS encoding DUF1328 domain-containing protein yields MLAWALLFLVVALIAGLLGLGGIALISIEIAKAIFFIFIVLFIISFILYLTGTSFPLLAWVLIFLVISIIAAIFGFTGISTASAEVARVIFIVFLILFVISLIMRLIGW; encoded by the coding sequence ATGCTTGCATGGGCGCTACTGTTTCTTGTTGTCGCATTGATTGCGGGATTATTAGGCTTGGGAGGTATTGCGCTTATTTCTATTGAAATAGCAAAAGCCATCTTTTTTATTTTCATTGTTCTTTTCATTATCTCTTTCATACTCTATTTAACAGGAACCAGCTTCCCCTTGTTAGCATGGGTACTTATCTTTCTCGTCATTTCCATTATTGCTGCCATCTTCGGTTTTACCGGTATTTCAACAGCATCAGCTGAAGTCGCACGAGTAATCTTCATTGTTTTCCTTATTTTGTTTGTCATTTCGCTCATTATGCGACTAATAGGATGGTAA